Proteins found in one Rhodospirillaceae bacterium genomic segment:
- a CDS encoding tetratricopeptide repeat protein, protein MAQAKLGNMYLYGRGVQRDDAEGVRWYRRAAEQRYAKAQYTLGLLYVKGQGVPRDDAEAVRWTRRAAERGLAAAQHDLGIRYAKGRGVPRDAAESVRWTRRAAGQGYAKAQYSLALMYATGRGVPRDSGEAARWIIRAARGGNPNALLYLGHYSEKRKKPSLVQAYAFYSLAASGPDAKVRGKAAANMRRVGQRMTPGAIARARRLALAWRTKNLKARPAAALPRKQQARPAPQRQPVSSAPGREESEDAPESFGGDR, encoded by the coding sequence TTGGCTCAGGCCAAACTCGGAAACATGTACTTGTACGGCCGGGGCGTCCAGCGGGACGACGCCGAAGGCGTCCGGTGGTATCGCCGCGCTGCGGAGCAGCGATATGCCAAGGCTCAGTACACACTCGGCCTCTTGTACGTAAAGGGCCAGGGCGTCCCGCGGGATGACGCCGAAGCCGTCAGGTGGACCCGCCGCGCCGCAGAGCGGGGACTCGCAGCAGCTCAACACGATCTCGGGATCAGGTACGCGAAGGGCCGGGGCGTCCCGCGGGACGCTGCCGAATCCGTCCGGTGGACCCGCCGCGCTGCGGGGCAGGGATATGCCAAGGCCCAGTACAGTCTAGCGCTCATGTACGCGACTGGCCGGGGTGTCCCGCGAGATAGCGGCGAAGCAGCCCGGTGGATTATCCGCGCCGCCAGGGGAGGGAATCCCAATGCCCTGCTCTATCTGGGGCATTATTCCGAGAAGAGGAAGAAGCCAAGTCTGGTTCAAGCCTACGCATTCTATAGCCTCGCGGCATCGGGCCCGGACGCGAAAGTACGCGGCAAGGCGGCGGCGAATATGCGCCGCGTCGGGCAACGCATGACACCGGGCGCAATTGCCCGGGCACGCCGGCTGGCGCTGGCATGGCGGACCAAGAATCTGAAGGCCCGTCCGGCCGCCGCGCTGCCCCGAAAGCAGCAAGCCCGGCCGGCGCCGCAGCGCCAGCCGGTGTCGAGCGCTCCCGGACGGGAGGAGAGCGAGGACGCCCCCGAGAGTTTTGGTGGCGACAGGTGA